A genome region from Euphorbia lathyris chromosome 4, ddEupLath1.1, whole genome shotgun sequence includes the following:
- the LOC136227415 gene encoding uncharacterized protein isoform X2 encodes MPDKTFHSEFLNRCSTVHLLELLSKPNSHVRLRLNVDHSISSNGHHLKQLSDWLDLSLSITLFHLLFNPFKILLVLHLYHQKNLLKGGGNWSTLICRKSLSR; translated from the exons ATGCCAGACAAAACGTTTCACTCAGAATTTCTCAATCGTTGTTCAACTGTTCACCTGCTCGAGTTGCTCTCAAAACCTAATTCACATGTGCGACTACGGCTCAACGTAGACCATAGTATCAGCTCCAATGGCCATCACTTGAAGCAG CTTTCTGACTGGCTggatctctctctctcaatcaCTCTGTTCCATCTTCTCTTCAATCCTTTCAAG ATACTGTTGGTGTTACATCTTTACCATCAGAAGAATCTTCTGAAAGGAGGAGGAAATTGGAGTACCTTGATATGCAGGAAGAGCTTATCAAG ATAG